A region from the Salvelinus sp. IW2-2015 linkage group LG19, ASM291031v2, whole genome shotgun sequence genome encodes:
- the LOC111979807 gene encoding myosin-6 isoform X2 yields the protein MMLITNNPYDYQFISQGETTVASIDDGDELCATDEAFDVLGFTQEEKNGIYKLTGAIMHYGNMKFKLKQREEQAEADGTEDADKVSYLMGLNSADLIKGLCHPRVKVGNEWVTKGQTVQQVNYSIGALSKSVYEKMFLWMVVRINQSLDTKQPRQYFIGVLDIAGFEIFDYNTFEQLCINFTNEKLQQFFNHHMFVLEQEEYKKEGIEWEFIDFGMDLQACIDLIEKPMGIMSILEEECMFPKASDATFKSKLYDNHLGKSNNFQKPRLMKGKPEAHFSLIHYAGTVDYNIFNWLVKNKDPLNETVVGLFQKSNLKLLTVLFQNYAGTDAADDSKASGKKKKGSSFQTVSALHRENLNKLMTNLRSTHPHFVRCIIPNETKTPGAMENPLVMHQLRCNGVLEGIRICRKGFPNRVLYGDFKQRYRILNPAAIPEGQFIDSKKGAEKLLGSLDIDHTQYRFGHTKVFFKAGLLGQLEEMRDDRLSLIITGIQSRARGLLARAEFQKIVERRDALLVIQWNVRAFMGVKNWPWMKLFFKIKPLLKSAESEKEMANMKEEFLKLKEAYAKSEARRKELEEKMVSLLQEKNDLQLSVQAEQDNLCDAEERCEQLIKHKIQLEAKSKELTERLEDEEEMNAELTAKKRKLEDECSEIKKDIDDLELTLAKVEKEKHATENKVKNLTEEMAALDEIIAKLTKEKKALQEAHQQTLDDLQSEEDKVNTLTKAKAKLEQQVDDLEGSLEQEKKVRMDLERAKRKLEGDLKLTQESLMDLENDKQQLEERLKKKDFEVSQLNSKIEDEQAANIQLQKKLKELQARIEELEEELEAERAARAKVEKQRADLARELEDISERLEEAGGATSVQIEMNKKRENEFLKLRRDLEEATLQHEATAATLRKKQADSVADLGEQIDNLQRVKQKLEKEKSELRLELDDVVSNMEHIVKSKTNLEKACRTLEDQMSEYRAKYEEGMRSINDFSMCKARLQTENGELSRQLEEKDSLVSQLSRGKLSYTQQIEDLKRQLEEETKAKNALAHAVQSARHDGDLLREQYEEEQEAKAELQRGMSKANSEVAQWRTKYETDAIQRTEELEEAKKKLAQRLQDAEEAVEAVNAKCSSLEKTKHRLQNEIEDLMVDVERSNAAAAALDKKQRNFDKVLSEWKQKYEESQCELESSQKEARSLSTELFKLKNSYEESLDQLETMKRENKNLQEEISDLTEQLGEGGKSIHELEKIRKQLEQEKSEIQSALEEAEASLEHEEGKILRAQLEFNQVKADIERKLTEKDEEMEQSKRNLQRAIDTLQSSLEAECRSRTEALRLKKKMEGDLNEMEIQLSQSNRQASEAQKQLKSVHAHLKDAQLQLDDSLRSNDDLKENIAIVERRNNLMQAELEELRSCLEQTERGRKLAEQELLDISERVQLLHSQNTSLLNQKKKLEADTNQLQTEVEEAVQECRNAEEKAKKAITDAAMMAEELKKEQDTSSHLERMKKNMEQTIKDLQHRLDEAEQIAMKGGKKQVQKLENRVRELENEVEGEQKKGADAIKGIRKYERRIKELTYQTDEDRKNMTRLQDLVDKLQLKVKAYKRSAEEAEEQANNHLGKFRKIQHELDEAEERADIAESQVNKLRAKSRDVGSKKGHDEE from the exons ATGATGCTCATCACCAACAACCCCTATGACTACCAATTCATCTCCCAAGGAGAGACAACTGTAGCCTCCATCGATGATGGTGATGAGTTGTGTGCCACTGAT GAAGCTTTTGATGTCCTGGGCTTCACTCAGGAGGAGAAGAATGGCATTTACAAGCTGACTGGTGCTATCATGCACTATGGCAACATGAAGTTCAAGCTGAAACAGCGCGAGGAGCAGGCAGAGGCTGATGGCACTGAGG ATGCTGACAAAGTGTCATATCTGATGGGCCTGAACTCTGCTGACCTCATTAAGGGTCTCTGTCACCCAAGGGTCAAAGTAGGGAACGAGTGGGTCACCAAGGGGCAAACTGTCCAACAG GTGAACTATTCCATTGGTGCACTGTCAAAGTCAGTGTATGAAAAGATGTTCCTCTGGATGGTGGTGAGAATCAACCAATCCTTGGACACCAAGCAGCCTCGCCAGTACTTCATTGGTGTATTGGACATCGCTGGGTTTGAGATCTTTGAT TACAACACCTTTGAACAGCTCTGCATCAACTTCACCAATGAAAAGCTGCAacagtttttcaaccaccacatgtTTGTGCTGGAGCAAGAGGAGTACAAGAAAGAGGGAATTGAATGGGAGTTCATTGACTTTGGCATGGACTTGCAGGCTTGCATTGACCTTATTGAAAAG CCAATGGGTATCATGTCCATCCTTGAAGAGGAGTGCATGTTCCCCAAGGCCAGCGATGCTACCTTTAAATCCAAGCTTTACGACAACCATCTAGGAAAATCCAACAACTTCCAGAAGCCCAGRCTTATGAAAGGGAAACCAGAGGCTCATTTCTCCCTGATTCACTATGCTGGTACTGTGGACTACAATATTTTCAACTGGCTGGTGAAGAACAAGGATCCACTGAATGAGACTGTGGTCGGACTGTTCCAGAAGTCTAACCTCAAATTGTTGACCGTGCTCTTCCAGAATTATGCTGGAACAGATGCTG CTGATGATAGTAAGGCTAGTGGAAAGAAGAAGAAGGGATCATCCTTTCAGACTGTGTCTGCCTTGCACAGG GAAAACCTGAACAAGCTGATGACCAACTTGAGGTCTACTCACCCTCACTTTGTGCGCTGCATCATCCCCAATGAGACCAAGACTCCTGGGGCCATGGAGAATCCTCTGGTCATGCACCAGCTGCGCTGTAACGGTGTGCTGGAAGGCATCAGGATCTGCAGAAAAGGCTTTCCCAATAGGGTCCTGTATGGAGACTTCAAGCAGAG ATACCGTATCCTGAATCCTGCTGCCATCCCTGAAGGACAGTTTATTGACAGCAAGAAAGGAGCTGAGAAATTACTTGGGTCTTTGGATATTGATCACACTCAATACAGATTTGGACACACTAAG GTGTTCTTCAAGGCTGGTCTACTTGGTCagctggaggagatgagagatgacCGTTTGTCCCTCATTATCACTGGAATCCAGTCCAGAGCACGCGGTCTGCTGGCTAGAGCTGAATTCCAGAAGATTGTTGAACGAAG AGATGCATTACTTGTGATCCAATGGAATGTACGTGCCTTCATGGGGGTCAAGAATTGGCCCTGGATGAAACTATTCTTTAAGATCAAGCCTCTGCTGAAATCTGCTGAGTCTGAGAAGGAGATGGCCAACATGAAGGAGGAGTTCTTGAAGCTAAAAGAGGCTTATGCAAAGTCTGAGGCTCGCAGGAAGGAACTAGAGGAGAAAATGGTCTCTCTTCTCCAAGAGAAAAATGACTTACAGCTTTCAGTTCAGGCG GAGCAAGATAATCTTTGCGATGCTGAGGAAAGATGTGAACAACTGATCAAACACAAGATTCAGTTGGAAGCTAAATCCAAAGAGCTGACTGAGAGactggaggatgaagaggagatgaATGCAGAACTGACTGCTAAGAAGAGGAAACTGGAAGACGAGTGCTCTGAGATAAAGAAGGACATTGATGACCTGGAGCTCACTCTGGCTAAAGTGGAGAAGGAGAAGCATGCCACTGAGAACAAG GTGAAGAACCTGACTGAGGAAATGGCAGCTCTAGATGAAATCATTGCCAAGCTGACCAAGGAGAAGAAAGCTCTCCAGGAGGCTCATCAGCAAACGCTGGATGACCTGCAGAGTGAGGAGGACAAAGTCAACACTCTAACAAAGGCAAAGGCTAAGCTGGAGCAACAAGTTGATGAC CTTGAGGGTTCTCTGGAGCAAGAGAAGAAGGTCCGTATGGATCTTGAAAGAGCCAAGAGGAAGCTCGAGGGAGACTTGAAGTTGACCCAGGAAAGTCTAATGGACCTGGAGAATGATAAACAGCAACTAGAGGAGCGTCTTAAGAA GAAAGACTTTGAGGTCAGCCAGCTGAACAGTAAAATAGAAGATGAGCAAGCAGCTAACATTCAGCTGCAGAAGAAACTGAAGGAGCTTCAG GCTCGAATTGAGGAGCTGGAGGAAGAGCTTGAGGCAGAAAGAGCTGCCCGAGCCAAGGTGGAGAAGCAAAGAGCAGACTTGGCCAGAGAGCTGGAGGACATCAGTGAGAGGCTGGAGGAGGCTGGTGGAGCCACATCTGTCCAGATTGAGATGAACAAGAAGAGGGAGAATGAGTTCCTGAAGCTCCGCAGAGACCTTGAAGAGGCAACTCTGCAGCACGAGGCTACAGCTGCCACACTCAGGAAAAAACAAGCTGACAGTGTTGCTGACCTTGGGGAACAAATAGACAACCTGCAGAGAGTGAAGCAGAaactggagaaggagaagagcgaGCTCAGGCTTGAACTTGATGATGTTGTCTCCAACATGGAACATATTGTGAAGTCCAAG ACCAATTTAGAGAAGGCATGCAGGACCTTGGAAGATCAGATGAGTGAATATCGGGCAAAGTATGAGGAGGGCATGCGCAGTATCAATGACTTCAGCATGTGTAAAGCTAGGCTGCAGACAGAGAATG GGGAGCTTTCCAGGCAGCTTGAGGAGAAGGACTCCCTTGTATCTCAGCTAAGTAGAGGGAAGCTGTCCTACACTCAGCAGATTGAGGACCTCAAAAGACAACTGGAGGAGGAGACAAAG GCAAAGAATGCACTAGCCCATGCAGTGCAATCTGCTCGACATGATGGTGACCTGCTCCGAGAGCAGtatgaggaggagcaggaggccaAGGCTGAGCTGCAGCGTGGMATGTCCAAGGCTAACTCTGAGGTGGCTCAGTGGAGAACTAAGTACGAGACTGATGCCATTCAGAGGACTGAGGAGCTGGAGGAAGCCAA GAAGAAACTGGCTCAGCGTCTGCAGGATGCTGAAGAAGCTGTGGAGGCAGTGAACGCCAAGTGTTCCTCCCTGGAGAAGACCAAACACAGACTGCAGAATGAGATTGAAGATCTCATGGTGGATGTGGAACGGTctaatgctgctgctgctgctctggacaagaaacaaagaaactttGACAAA GTTCTGTCTGAGTGGAAGCAGAAGTATGAGGAGTCTCAGTGTGAGCTAGAGAGCTCCCAGAAAGAGGCCAGGTCTCTGAGCACTGAACTCTTCAAGCTGAAGAACTCCTATGAGGAATCTTTGGATCAGCTCGAGACAATGAAGAGGGAGAACAAGAACCTCCAAG AGGAGATTTCCGACCTTACTGAGCAACTTGGTGAAGGAGGAAAGAGCATCCACGAGCTGGAGAAAATAAGGAAACAGCTGGAACAGGAGAAAAGTGAGATCCAATCTGCTCTGGAGGAAGCTGAG GCTTCTCTGGAGCATGAGGAGGGTAAGATTCTGAGAGCCCAGCTAGAGTTTAATCAGGTAAAGGCTGATATTGAGCGCAAGCTGACTGAGAAGGACGAGGAGATGGAGCAGTCCAAGAGGAATCTGCAGAGGGCCATTGATACCCTGCAGAGCTCTCTTGAGGCAGAGTGCCGGAGCAGGACTGAGGCCCTCAGGCTGaaaaagaagatggagggagacctCAATGAGATGGAAATCCAGCTCAGCCAATCCAACAGGCAGGCATCAGAGGCCCAGAAACAGCTTAAGAGTGTTCATGCTCATCTAAAG GATGCCCAACTCCAGTTAGATGACTCTCTTCGTTCCAATGATGATCTGAAGGAAAACATTGCCATTGTAGAGAGACGCAACAATCTGATGCAGGCAGAGCTGGAGGAGCTTAGAAGCTGTCTTGAACAGACTGAGAGAGGCCGCAAGCTAGCTGAGCAAGAGCTGCTGGACATCAGTGAGAGGGTGCAGCTGCTGCACTCACAG AACACCAGCCTGCTGAACCAAAAGAAGAAGCTGGAGGCCGACACAAACCAGCTTCAGACTGAGGTGGAGGAGGCAGTCCAGGAGTGCAGAAATGCTGAAGAAAAGGCCAAGAAGGCCATTACTGATGCTGCCATGATGGCAGAGGAGTTGAAGAAGGAGCAGGACACCAGTTCTCACCTGGAGCGAATGAAGAAGAACATGGAGCAGACCATCAAGGACCTGCAGCACCGCCTGGATGAGGCTGAACAAATTGCCATGAAGGGGGGCAAGAAGCAGGTTCAGAAGCTGGAGAACAGG GTGAGGGAGCTGGAGAATGAGGTCGAGGGTGAGCAGAAGAAGGGTGCTGATGCAATCAAAGGAATTCGTAAATATGAGAGGCGTATCAAGGAACTCACCTACCAG ACTGAT